The following coding sequences are from one Epilithonimonas vandammei window:
- a CDS encoding glycerophosphodiester phosphodiesterase family protein, whose translation MDNLFSFKFLNAQQVKKIFCSLTFVTAMFINAQTQIIAHRGFWNTQPKTSENSIKALENAQRLKIYGSEFDVRMTKDGILVINHDEHHGKMTIEETDFRDLRKLKLSNGEKLPTLKDYLRQGKKDPSLMMIIEIKPVKSQEKENEIVAKTIRMVQGMKLDSQSEFISFSLNVCKEIKKVEPKFKVQYLNGELSPDQIKNEGLDGLDYHYSVFLKNPAWIQEAKALGLITNSWTVNDVKIYNELKSLGIAFITTNIPDQLKGK comes from the coding sequence ATGGACAATCTTTTTTCTTTTAAATTCCTAAATGCACAACAGGTGAAGAAAATATTTTGTAGTTTAACCTTTGTTACGGCTATGTTTATCAACGCTCAAACTCAGATTATCGCCCATCGTGGTTTTTGGAATACACAGCCGAAAACGTCTGAAAACTCTATCAAAGCTTTAGAAAATGCTCAGAGATTAAAAATCTACGGATCAGAATTCGATGTGAGAATGACGAAAGATGGTATTTTGGTTATCAATCACGATGAACATCATGGGAAAATGACTATTGAAGAAACCGATTTCAGGGATCTGAGGAAATTAAAGCTTTCGAATGGTGAAAAGTTACCGACTTTAAAAGATTATTTGAGACAAGGAAAGAAAGATCCGTCTTTAATGATGATCATCGAAATTAAGCCTGTGAAATCACAAGAAAAGGAAAACGAGATTGTGGCAAAAACAATCAGGATGGTGCAAGGTATGAAGCTTGACTCTCAGAGCGAATTCATTTCCTTTAGCTTGAATGTTTGTAAAGAAATTAAAAAAGTTGAACCAAAATTCAAAGTACAATATCTTAATGGAGAATTGTCTCCTGATCAAATCAAAAATGAAGGCTTGGACGGATTGGATTATCATTACAGTGTGTTCCTGAAAAATCCGGCTTGGATCCAAGAAGCAAAAGCTTTAGGCCTAATCACCAATTCCTGGACGGTAAATGATGTAAAAATTTATAACGAATTAAAATCTCTGGGAATCGCATTTATTACAACCAATATTCCGGATCAGCTGAAAGGGAAGTAA
- a CDS encoding IS982 family transposase, with amino-acid sequence MNNLIQNYKIILKELTNTCKYITTSKQIRLPKMSDLELVALNLTAEYMSINSELQLFRCISGTDLDGRIERSVYNKRKRKLFPYIEKIRETLSSKFSDFTDVFIVDSTPIEICKISRANRSAICSTDEIKPAYGYCAAQKSRYFGYKLHAVCDKNGIFHSFDFSPANVHDVNYLHDIKENFENCLLIGDRGYISKELQLDLFNYSKINLSVPMRKNQHNFVDFCKTKSKIRKRIETNISQLCGQFLININLAKTFQGLATRIVSKITSFTMIQYLNFFVFKRSLNKLKINLC; translated from the coding sequence ATGAACAATCTTATTCAAAACTACAAAATTATTTTAAAAGAATTGACAAACACCTGTAAATATATTACTACAAGTAAGCAAATTAGGCTTCCAAAAATGTCTGATTTGGAACTTGTGGCACTCAACCTCACTGCAGAATATATGTCTATTAACTCTGAACTACAGTTATTTAGATGCATTTCAGGGACTGATTTGGATGGAAGAATTGAAAGGAGTGTCTACAATAAAAGGAAAAGAAAACTTTTTCCCTACATTGAAAAAATCAGAGAAACCTTGAGCAGCAAGTTTTCGGATTTCACCGATGTCTTTATTGTGGATTCCACGCCAATTGAAATCTGTAAAATAAGTCGGGCAAATCGTTCTGCAATCTGTTCCACGGATGAGATCAAACCTGCATATGGATATTGTGCCGCACAAAAATCTAGGTATTTTGGCTATAAACTTCATGCGGTTTGTGACAAAAATGGAATCTTCCACTCGTTTGATTTTTCCCCTGCAAACGTTCACGACGTGAACTATCTGCACGACATTAAGGAGAATTTTGAAAACTGTTTATTAATCGGCGACAGAGGGTACATCAGCAAAGAACTCCAACTGGATTTATTCAACTATTCCAAGATAAATCTTTCGGTTCCAATGCGTAAAAACCAGCATAATTTTGTGGACTTTTGCAAGACAAAATCAAAAATCAGAAAGAGGATTGAAACCAATATTTCGCAACTGTGCGGACAGTTCTTAATAAATATTAACCTCGCAAAAACCTTTCAAGGTTTGGCAACAAGAATAGTATCAAAAATAACTTCTTTTACCATGATTCAATATCTAAATTTTTTCGTCTTCAAGAGAAGTTTGAATAAGTTAAAAATTAATTTGTGCTAA
- the ligA gene encoding NAD-dependent DNA ligase LigA encodes MSENIQQKIESLREELHQHNYNYYVLDNNTISDFEFDEKLKELQDLEAAHPEFFDANSPTLRVGGGITKNFPTVQHQYRMYSLDNSYDFDDLEDWEKRITKTIEEPVEFVAELKYDGASISILYENGKLSQAVTRGDGFQGDEITNNVRTISDIPLTLKGDFPNRFFIRGEIYLTRKNFDKINKIREEEGLDLFMNPRNTASGSLKMQDSGEVRKRGLSAVLYQYIADEFPADTHWEILAKAKNWGFRVSEDQAKLCKTLDEVKEFITFWDTERHKLPFEIDGIVLKVNSLKQQRQLGYTAKSPRWAMAYKFKAEKVETELLSVSYQVGRTGAITPVANLKPVLLAGTTVKRASLHNEDIIKKLDLYEHDFVYVEKGGEIIPKIVGVNTEKRTLLQKPIEYIKNCPECGTELVKIEDQAIHFCPNELHCPPQVVGRMIHYVSRKALNIENLGGETIEQLYREKLIENPADFYTLTKEQLLPLERMAEKSAQNILDGIEKSKEVPFEKVLFGIGIKHVGETVAKKLVKNFSSIDELKNATAEELCQVEDIGMKIAVSITDFFQNPENILMIERLKSYGVQLEKGENTNEVLSNVLEGKTFLFTGKLSLFTREQAEEMVEKHNGKNISAVSKNLNYLVVGEKAGSKLKKAQDIGTITILDEQQFLDLIG; translated from the coding sequence ATGTCCGAAAACATTCAGCAAAAGATAGAATCCCTGAGAGAAGAACTTCATCAGCATAATTACAATTATTATGTTCTTGATAATAATACAATTTCTGATTTTGAATTTGATGAGAAATTGAAAGAACTTCAGGATTTGGAGGCAGCGCATCCGGAATTTTTTGATGCCAACTCTCCGACTTTACGTGTTGGTGGCGGAATCACAAAGAATTTCCCAACCGTTCAACATCAATACAGAATGTATTCTTTGGACAATTCTTATGATTTTGACGACCTGGAAGATTGGGAAAAACGAATCACCAAAACCATTGAAGAACCGGTTGAGTTTGTTGCTGAATTAAAATATGATGGTGCGTCGATTTCCATTCTGTATGAAAATGGAAAATTATCTCAGGCTGTAACACGTGGCGATGGTTTTCAGGGCGATGAAATCACTAATAATGTGAGAACAATTTCCGATATCCCTTTGACTTTGAAAGGCGATTTTCCGAATCGATTTTTTATCCGAGGCGAAATTTATCTAACAAGAAAAAACTTTGATAAAATCAATAAAATACGTGAGGAAGAAGGTTTGGATTTGTTTATGAATCCTAGAAATACTGCCAGCGGAAGTTTGAAAATGCAAGATTCTGGAGAGGTAAGAAAACGTGGACTTTCGGCAGTTTTGTATCAATATATTGCGGATGAATTTCCTGCAGATACACATTGGGAAATCTTGGCAAAAGCTAAAAATTGGGGTTTCCGAGTTTCAGAAGACCAAGCGAAGTTATGTAAAACGTTGGATGAAGTAAAAGAATTCATCACGTTTTGGGATACGGAACGGCACAAATTACCTTTTGAAATTGACGGAATTGTTTTGAAAGTTAATTCATTGAAACAACAAAGACAGTTGGGTTACACAGCCAAATCGCCACGTTGGGCTATGGCTTACAAATTCAAGGCAGAAAAAGTGGAGACGGAGCTTTTAAGCGTTTCTTACCAAGTCGGAAGAACTGGAGCGATAACGCCTGTTGCCAATCTGAAACCAGTTCTGTTGGCCGGCACAACCGTAAAAAGAGCTTCTCTTCATAATGAAGATATCATCAAAAAACTGGATTTGTACGAACACGATTTTGTTTATGTAGAAAAAGGAGGCGAGATTATTCCAAAAATTGTTGGTGTGAATACTGAAAAACGAACGCTTCTCCAAAAGCCAATCGAATACATCAAAAATTGTCCTGAATGTGGAACTGAATTAGTGAAAATCGAAGACCAAGCGATTCATTTTTGTCCAAATGAATTGCATTGTCCGCCACAAGTTGTGGGAAGGATGATTCATTATGTTTCCAGAAAAGCCTTGAATATTGAGAATCTTGGTGGAGAAACTATCGAGCAACTTTACAGAGAAAAACTCATTGAAAATCCTGCTGATTTTTATACTTTGACAAAAGAACAGCTTCTTCCACTCGAAAGAATGGCTGAAAAATCGGCTCAGAATATTTTGGACGGCATTGAAAAATCCAAAGAAGTTCCGTTTGAAAAAGTATTGTTCGGAATTGGCATCAAACACGTTGGGGAAACAGTTGCGAAGAAATTGGTAAAGAATTTTTCATCTATTGACGAATTGAAAAATGCAACCGCAGAAGAACTTTGTCAGGTTGAAGATATCGGAATGAAAATCGCAGTCAGCATCACAGACTTTTTTCAGAATCCCGAAAATATCCTGATGATTGAACGTTTGAAATCTTACGGCGTTCAGTTGGAAAAAGGCGAAAATACGAATGAAGTTCTGTCTAATGTTTTGGAAGGAAAAACCTTTCTTTTCACTGGAAAATTATCGCTTTTCACAAGAGAGCAAGCGGAAGAAATGGTGGAAAAACACAACGGAAAAAATATTTCTGCAGTTTCGAAAAACCTCAACTATTTGGTTGTTGGGGAAAAAGCAGGAAGCAAATTGAAAAAAGCTCAAGACATCGGAACGATCACGATTTTGGATGAACAACAGTTTCTGGATTTGATTGGATGA
- a CDS encoding sugar O-acetyltransferase, with protein sequence MNNLNEKQKMLSGEMYDAADGTLVKERQKCKYLCFEYNHIPPSKLKERKALIKRLFGKTEKMFHIEQPFYCDYGYNIEIGENFYTNHNVVILDCAKVTFGDNVFIAPNCGFYTAGHPLDAETRNKGLEYALPITVGDNVWIGAGCSILPGVTIGDNAVIGAGSVVVKDIPANVLAVGNPCKVIKEIL encoded by the coding sequence ATGAATAATCTGAACGAAAAACAAAAAATGCTTTCCGGCGAGATGTATGATGCTGCCGATGGGACTTTGGTTAAGGAAAGACAAAAATGCAAATATCTCTGTTTCGAGTATAATCATATTCCACCTTCAAAACTTAAAGAGAGAAAAGCTCTAATCAAAAGGCTTTTCGGAAAGACAGAAAAGATGTTTCATATAGAGCAACCTTTCTATTGTGATTACGGTTACAATATCGAGATTGGCGAAAACTTTTATACCAATCATAATGTTGTGATTTTGGATTGTGCAAAGGTAACTTTTGGAGATAATGTTTTCATTGCGCCCAATTGCGGATTTTATACAGCGGGACATCCTTTGGACGCCGAAACCAGAAACAAAGGTTTGGAATATGCGCTTCCTATTACCGTGGGAGACAACGTATGGATTGGCGCAGGTTGCAGTATTCTGCCGGGCGTTACCATTGGCGATAATGCAGTCATCGGCGCTGGAAGTGTGGTGGTAAAAGATATTCCTGCTAATGTTTTAGCCGTGGGAAATCCTTGTAAAGTCATCAAAGAAATATTGTAA
- a CDS encoding 5-methyltetrahydropteroyltriglutamate--homocysteine S-methyltransferase, whose protein sequence is MCETKGRTPKLDTVGSFLRPEVLKKAREQFSNGEISKEQLTEIENQEIIKLVEKQKELGLEVITDGEFRQSYWHLDFFWGFEGVEHNFMPRGYQFHGEETKNDSARLTGKIRFTNNHPYLGYFAFLKSLAGENHIARQSIPAPAQLYAELLRESNADKVAEFYPDRAEFLSDLSKAYRDAILAFYELGCRDLKIDDCTWGMLCDANFWKTMAGENYNPDLLKETYLKLNNDALQDLPADLRISTHVCRGNYHSTWATSGGYEPVADTLFAKENVGNFYLEFDDDRSGDFAPLRFVPENKNVVLGLITSKNPTLEQKENIIARIKEASQFVSLDRLSLSPQCGFASTEEGNILTEEDQWNKIKLVKEIADEVWK, encoded by the coding sequence ATGTGTGAAACAAAAGGAAGAACACCAAAATTAGACACAGTTGGAAGTTTTTTAAGACCAGAAGTTCTAAAAAAAGCAAGAGAACAATTTTCTAACGGAGAAATATCAAAAGAACAACTCACCGAAATCGAAAACCAGGAAATCATCAAATTAGTTGAGAAGCAAAAAGAGTTAGGATTAGAAGTGATTACCGATGGCGAGTTCCGCCAAAGCTACTGGCATCTCGATTTTTTCTGGGGATTCGAAGGTGTTGAACACAATTTTATGCCGCGCGGTTATCAATTTCACGGCGAAGAAACCAAAAATGATTCTGCAAGATTGACTGGAAAAATCAGATTTACAAACAATCATCCGTACTTAGGATATTTTGCATTTCTAAAAAGTTTAGCCGGCGAAAATCATATTGCAAGACAAAGTATTCCTGCACCAGCACAGCTTTATGCAGAATTGTTAAGAGAATCGAATGCGGATAAAGTAGCAGAATTTTATCCAGATAGAGCAGAATTTCTAAGTGATTTATCAAAAGCTTACCGCGACGCCATTTTAGCTTTTTACGAATTGGGTTGCCGAGATTTGAAAATTGATGACTGCACTTGGGGAATGTTATGCGATGCCAATTTTTGGAAAACAATGGCAGGTGAAAACTACAATCCGGATTTGCTAAAAGAAACCTACTTGAAACTCAATAACGATGCTTTGCAGGATTTGCCAGCAGATTTAAGGATTTCGACTCACGTTTGCAGAGGAAATTATCATTCTACTTGGGCAACTTCCGGCGGATATGAGCCTGTTGCAGATACACTTTTTGCCAAAGAAAATGTAGGCAATTTTTATTTGGAATTTGATGATGACCGTTCTGGGGACTTTGCGCCATTAAGATTTGTTCCGGAAAATAAAAACGTTGTTTTAGGCTTAATTACGAGTAAAAATCCAACTTTGGAACAGAAAGAAAATATCATTGCAAGAATCAAAGAAGCCAGCCAATTTGTAAGTCTTGACAGATTAAGTCTCAGCCCGCAATGTGGTTTTGCATCCACCGAAGAAGGCAATATCTTGACCGAAGAAGACCAATGGAACAAGATAAAATTAGTAAAAGAAATTGCCGACGAAGTCTGGAAATAA
- a CDS encoding Lrp/AsnC family transcriptional regulator has translation MLDETDIKLLKILQKNSKFTVKELAQQVNLSASPVFERVKKLEQDGFIKNYIAVLDSEKLNKGFIVFCNVKLKQHDKNIGNQFVNDILSIDEVVECYNISGDFDFLLKVQVQDMKHYQDFVFNKLGSLESIGSTHSSFVMSEIKNSYGITI, from the coding sequence ATGCTCGACGAAACTGATATCAAACTCTTAAAAATCCTTCAAAAAAACTCTAAATTCACTGTAAAAGAATTAGCACAGCAAGTGAATCTCTCTGCATCGCCTGTTTTTGAGCGTGTAAAAAAGCTGGAACAAGATGGCTTTATTAAGAATTACATTGCCGTTCTTGATTCGGAGAAATTGAATAAAGGGTTTATTGTCTTTTGTAATGTCAAACTAAAACAGCACGATAAAAACATCGGAAACCAGTTTGTCAACGATATTCTTTCCATCGATGAAGTTGTGGAATGTTATAATATCTCCGGTGATTTTGATTTTCTCTTGAAAGTTCAGGTTCAGGATATGAAGCATTATCAGGATTTTGTTTTTAACAAATTGGGTTCTTTGGAAAGTATTGGAAGTACACACAGCTCTTTTGTGATGTCGGAAATTAAAAATAGTTATGGGATAACAATTTGA
- a CDS encoding DHA2 family efflux MFS transporter permease subunit — translation MQDDSLVEYGFRRVIVTITAIVCALLEIVDSTIVNVALNEMKGNLGATLSEVGWVITAYAIGNVIIVPMTSWLSQQFGRRNYFAASIIIFTVFSFLCGNATNIWELVFFRLMQGIGGGALLVTSQTIITESYPVEKRSMAQAIYGLGVIIGPTLGPPLGGYIVDNYSWPYIFYINIPLGIIATLLTLQFIKSPRFTEKRSASDVDWLGIGLLAAFVGSLQYILERGHEDDWFESKAIVVLTITAVVGFILFIWRELTFRYPIVEFRVLKNGNLRIGTVMSFVLGFGLYGSTFIVPLYTQSILGWTALQSGALMIPAALTTAFMMPIIGKLLTKGVKQQLLVALGLLIFFIYSFWGYKIITPDTGKDAFFWMLIVRGMGLGLLFIPITSLSLSTLKGPEIGQGAAFTGMMRQLGGSFGIAAITTFIANRSQLYRSNLVAHLDVNDLDVQQRIAGLKASFMAKGMSADKALQSAYKILDYGVTKQATVLSYMDVFLYLGIAFLICIPFVLFVRERKGKGEKIDLSAVH, via the coding sequence ATGCAAGACGATTCATTAGTAGAATATGGATTCCGCAGGGTAATTGTAACCATTACCGCTATCGTTTGTGCGCTTCTGGAAATTGTGGATTCCACGATTGTGAATGTAGCACTGAACGAAATGAAAGGTAATCTGGGGGCAACGTTGTCCGAAGTAGGCTGGGTAATTACCGCTTACGCCATCGGAAACGTGATCATTGTTCCGATGACGAGCTGGCTGTCTCAGCAGTTTGGACGCCGAAATTACTTTGCTGCATCCATCATTATATTCACAGTTTTCTCCTTTCTCTGCGGTAATGCGACCAACATTTGGGAACTCGTATTTTTCAGATTGATGCAAGGGATAGGTGGTGGAGCACTTTTGGTAACTTCACAAACCATCATTACAGAATCTTACCCTGTAGAAAAGAGAAGTATGGCTCAGGCTATCTACGGATTGGGCGTTATTATCGGACCAACTTTGGGTCCGCCGTTGGGAGGTTATATCGTTGATAATTACAGCTGGCCATATATTTTTTACATCAATATTCCTTTGGGGATTATCGCAACATTATTGACATTACAATTCATCAAGAGTCCAAGATTCACAGAGAAACGTTCGGCTTCGGATGTCGATTGGTTGGGGATTGGATTGTTGGCTGCCTTCGTAGGCTCGTTACAATATATTTTGGAAAGAGGTCACGAGGATGATTGGTTTGAGAGTAAAGCCATTGTTGTATTGACAATTACAGCCGTTGTAGGATTTATATTATTCATCTGGCGAGAACTCACCTTCAGATATCCGATTGTAGAGTTCCGTGTTTTGAAAAATGGAAACCTAAGGATTGGAACCGTGATGTCCTTTGTGTTAGGGTTTGGGTTGTATGGATCTACGTTTATTGTTCCACTTTATACGCAGAGTATTCTGGGGTGGACGGCGTTACAGTCCGGTGCATTGATGATTCCTGCTGCGTTGACCACTGCTTTTATGATGCCAATCATTGGTAAGCTTTTAACAAAAGGTGTAAAACAGCAGTTATTGGTAGCGTTAGGATTATTAATATTCTTCATCTACAGTTTCTGGGGTTACAAAATCATCACACCGGACACCGGGAAAGATGCTTTCTTCTGGATGCTGATTGTTAGAGGTATGGGACTCGGGTTATTATTCATCCCGATTACATCACTTTCATTGAGTACACTGAAAGGACCTGAGATTGGACAAGGTGCAGCATTCACCGGGATGATGCGTCAGTTGGGCGGTTCATTTGGGATCGCAGCTATTACAACGTTCATTGCCAACAGAAGTCAACTTTACAGAAGTAATCTTGTCGCGCATTTGGATGTTAACGATTTGGACGTTCAGCAGCGTATCGCAGGACTCAAAGCCAGCTTTATGGCAAAAGGGATGTCAGCGGACAAAGCACTTCAATCAGCTTATAAAATCCTTGATTATGGCGTAACAAAACAGGCAACAGTATTATCTTACATGGATGTTTTTCTCTATTTGGGGATTGCCTTCCTGATATGTATTCCGTTTGTATTGTTCGTGAGAGAAAGAAAAGGCAAAGGCGAGAAAATCGACCTGAGTGCGGTTCATTAA
- a CDS encoding HlyD family secretion protein, which produces MAQDNIKFEQGEIPVKKKKSPVFYVVVAVAVLGAAFFGVREYQYSQTHEETDDAQIAADVSPVISKISGYISEVKVKDNQFVKKGDTLIILDNRDQSMALSQAEAALGTAQSNVTSAYAGSEAAKSGIGNSRAAVQTANAQIEAAKVNVWRTEQDMKRYSELVKDHSITQQQYEQAVAAYQTAQKQLQVLVDQKNQASVQTGVVTSQSNATYQNIGVANSQLKQRQVDVENAKLNLSYTVITAKENGYVSKIPVQVGQFIQAGSQLFSIVLSNQKWVVANYKETQVEKMVEGQKVEIEIDAYPGQKFQGTISSFSPATGSAFALLPPDNASGNFVKVVQRLPIKITFDNLNEDIMEKLRVGMNVQTVVSLK; this is translated from the coding sequence ATGGCACAAGACAATATAAAATTCGAACAAGGAGAAATCCCTGTTAAAAAGAAAAAAAGCCCTGTATTCTACGTTGTAGTTGCGGTTGCGGTTTTAGGAGCTGCTTTCTTTGGTGTTAGAGAATACCAATATAGTCAGACTCACGAAGAAACTGATGATGCTCAAATCGCAGCAGATGTAAGCCCTGTGATTTCTAAAATCTCGGGTTACATCTCAGAAGTTAAGGTTAAAGACAATCAATTTGTTAAAAAAGGAGATACATTAATTATCCTTGATAACAGAGATCAATCTATGGCTTTATCTCAGGCAGAAGCAGCTTTGGGAACAGCTCAGAGTAATGTAACTTCTGCTTACGCAGGTTCAGAAGCTGCAAAATCCGGAATTGGTAATTCTAGAGCTGCCGTACAAACTGCTAATGCACAAATAGAAGCTGCTAAAGTGAATGTTTGGAGAACAGAACAGGATATGAAAAGATATTCTGAATTGGTAAAAGACCATTCTATCACTCAACAACAATATGAGCAAGCAGTTGCTGCTTATCAAACAGCTCAAAAACAATTGCAAGTTTTAGTTGACCAAAAGAATCAAGCGAGTGTTCAGACAGGTGTTGTGACTTCTCAATCTAACGCAACTTATCAAAATATCGGTGTTGCCAATTCTCAATTGAAACAAAGGCAAGTAGATGTAGAAAATGCAAAATTGAATCTATCTTACACTGTGATTACGGCTAAAGAAAATGGTTATGTTTCTAAAATCCCTGTGCAGGTAGGTCAGTTTATCCAAGCTGGTTCACAATTGTTCAGTATTGTGTTGAGTAACCAAAAATGGGTTGTTGCGAATTATAAAGAAACTCAGGTTGAGAAAATGGTTGAAGGTCAGAAAGTAGAAATCGAGATTGATGCTTATCCAGGTCAGAAATTCCAAGGGACAATCAGTTCATTCTCTCCGGCTACAGGTTCTGCGTTTGCGTTGCTTCCTCCGGATAACGCTAGTGGTAACTTCGTAAAAGTAGTTCAGAGATTGCCTATCAAGATTACGTTTGACAACCTTAATGAAGATATTATGGAGAAACTTCGCGTAGGAATGAACGTTCAAACAGTAGTTTCATTAAAATAA
- a CDS encoding TolC family protein, whose translation MSKFYATVFLIMAFASVSAQEKRVLSLEEAVKLGIANSKNLKIDQAKIEESTANLLAAKNRQLPELTVSGSYLYLPFEPNVDLKIPGMSGGGPKVSNVLYGSANLSVPIYSGGRIKYGIKSAEYLVEASKLTTENDKNAIAYNISQAYNNLFKANEVVKLLKENLASSQKRDQSFSKLENNGVIARNDRLKAQLQTSNIELQLMEAENNYNIANINMDLLLGLPDNTVIEVDSSYIGTDDLGKPDDYYLNLARENRNDLKAVDYQRKAAALGTKSAKAENLPSLAFTGGYVAADIPKLLTITNAVNVGVGLQYNLSNIWKKNSSYVQSKAKEQELAAMNDLLNDNVTLEVKRDYQNDLYAHKKIDVYQRALEQAEENYRITLNKYNNGLETITNLLDADTARITANVNVVTSKADAALAHKKLLQTTGIINQ comes from the coding sequence GTGAGTAAATTTTATGCAACAGTGTTCTTAATAATGGCTTTTGCCTCAGTTTCCGCACAGGAAAAAAGAGTGCTAAGTCTGGAAGAAGCTGTGAAGTTAGGAATAGCGAATAGCAAAAATCTAAAAATAGACCAAGCTAAAATAGAGGAATCAACGGCTAATCTATTGGCAGCGAAAAACAGACAGTTGCCAGAACTGACGGTGTCCGGAAGTTATTTGTATTTGCCTTTTGAACCCAATGTAGATTTGAAAATCCCAGGAATGTCTGGAGGTGGACCAAAAGTGAGTAATGTGCTTTATGGCTCTGCGAATCTATCGGTTCCCATCTATTCTGGAGGAAGAATCAAGTACGGCATCAAGTCTGCAGAATATCTTGTTGAAGCTTCGAAACTAACTACTGAAAACGACAAGAACGCGATTGCATATAACATTTCGCAAGCTTACAATAACCTTTTTAAGGCAAATGAAGTGGTGAAATTGTTGAAGGAAAACTTGGCGTCTTCACAGAAAAGAGACCAATCTTTCTCCAAATTAGAAAACAATGGCGTGATTGCAAGAAATGACCGTTTGAAAGCACAGCTTCAGACTTCTAACATCGAATTACAATTGATGGAAGCAGAGAACAATTACAACATTGCCAATATCAATATGGATTTGCTACTTGGACTTCCGGACAATACAGTAATCGAGGTTGATTCTAGTTATATTGGAACAGATGACCTTGGGAAACCGGATGATTATTACTTGAATTTAGCCAGAGAAAACAGAAATGATTTGAAAGCGGTAGACTATCAAAGAAAAGCAGCGGCACTTGGAACCAAATCTGCAAAAGCAGAAAACCTTCCTTCGTTAGCTTTCACAGGTGGTTACGTTGCAGCGGATATTCCGAAACTTTTGACCATCACAAATGCCGTGAACGTGGGTGTTGGACTTCAATATAATCTTTCTAATATCTGGAAAAAGAATTCGAGTTATGTTCAATCGAAAGCCAAAGAACAGGAATTGGCAGCAATGAATGATTTGCTAAATGATAATGTAACATTAGAAGTAAAACGTGATTATCAGAATGACTTGTATGCACACAAGAAAATCGATGTCTATCAAAGAGCATTGGAGCAGGCGGAAGAAAATTACAGAATCACGCTTAATAAATATAACAACGGTTTAGAAACCATCACCAATCTTTTGGATGCTGATACTGCGAGAATCACAGCAAACGTTAATGTTGTTACTTCCAAAGCAGACGCTGCGCTGGCTCACAAAAAATTATTACAAACTACTGGCATTATTAATCAATAA
- a CDS encoding TetR/AcrR family transcriptional regulator: MPTKEEHIMMVAEKLFAANGYNGTSVRDIAAKAKVNVSMISYYFGSKENLMEELFKWRMEEGLNFAKNILENNELNEIQKIDAFVDNFVNRVQRLRDFFLLVHTQQVISQNKNIQNFLRTSKINYIEINQKIIEQGLETGIFTKKPSYHLLQCTISGTIFNAMHGMKMYKEYLKKQKSDFDEKHYENQYFQEASDHVKTIVRGLVGYQG, encoded by the coding sequence ATGCCAACAAAAGAAGAACATATTATGATGGTTGCGGAGAAACTCTTCGCTGCCAATGGTTATAATGGGACTTCTGTGAGAGATATTGCAGCGAAGGCTAAGGTCAATGTTTCTATGATTTCTTATTATTTCGGTTCGAAGGAAAATCTGATGGAGGAGCTTTTTAAATGGAGAATGGAAGAAGGACTCAACTTCGCTAAGAATATATTGGAAAATAATGAACTGAACGAAATTCAAAAAATCGATGCTTTTGTTGATAATTTTGTGAACCGAGTTCAAAGATTGAGAGATTTCTTTTTGCTTGTTCACACACAGCAAGTCATCAGTCAGAATAAGAATATTCAGAATTTTCTTAGGACTTCAAAAATCAATTATATAGAAATCAATCAAAAGATTATTGAACAAGGTCTGGAAACAGGGATTTTTACAAAAAAACCTTCTTATCATCTTTTACAATGTACCATTTCGGGAACTATTTTCAATGCGATGCACGGGATGAAAATGTATAAAGAATATCTTAAGAAACAGAAGTCTGATTTTGACGAGAAACATTACGAGAATCAATATTTCCAAGAAGCATCTGACCACGTAAAAACGATTGTCAGAGGTCTGGTTGGTTATCAAGGTTAA